The following are encoded in a window of Falco biarmicus isolate bFalBia1 chromosome 8, bFalBia1.pri, whole genome shotgun sequence genomic DNA:
- the PRR7 gene encoding proline-rich protein 7 has translation MVMSQGTYTFLTCFAGFWLIWGLIVLLCCFCSYLRRRVKRQQEERLREQSLRALELEPLHYEGYGGSPPGIAIPHRLRLDPHHHHPHHVPPPRPWSCRHESDLSKPPCYEEALLMAEPPPPYSEVLMDTRGLYRKINAPFLSHERLEKQEQPPSYKPLFLDAGYGSALHLPRSASPGPACPDLYLQAECSPRMFPSWTDSELSSRDTYEPGPWHLPVSMPLFGRTTAV, from the exons ATGGTGATGTCCCAGGGCACCTACACTTTCCTCACCTGCTTCGCGGGCTTCTGGCTCATCTGGGGGCTCAtcgtgctgctgtgctgcttctgcagctacCTGCGGCGGCGGGTGAAGCGGCAGCAGGAGGAGCGGCTGCGGGAGCAGAGCCTGCGTGCGCTGGAGCTGGAGCCGCTGCACTACGAGGGTTACGGGGGCAGCCCCCCTGGCATCGCCATTCCCCACCGCCTCCGCCTCGATCCCCACCATCATCACCCCCACCATGTCCCACCCCCACGGCCCTGGAGCTGCCGGCACG AGTCAGACTTGTCGAAGCCGCCGTGTTACGAGGAGGCGCTGCTGATGGCAGAGCCCCCCCCGCCGTACAGCGAGGTGCTGATGGACACGCGGGGGCTCTACCGCAAAATCAACGCCCCCTTCCTGAGCCACGAGCGGCTGGagaagcaggagcagccccccagctACAAACCCCTTTTCCTGGATGCCGGCTACGGTTCGGCACTGCACCTGCCCCGCTCAgccagccccggccctgcctgcccgGACCTCTACCTGCAGGCAGAGTGCTCCCCCCGCATGTTTCCCAGCTGGACGGACTCggagctcagcagcagggacacCTACGAGCCGGGACCCTGGCACCTCCCGGTCTCCATGCCCCTCTTTGGCAGGACTACCGCTGTCTAA